The following proteins come from a genomic window of Gouania willdenowi unplaced genomic scaffold, fGouWil2.1 scaffold_188_arrow_ctg1, whole genome shotgun sequence:
- the LOC114458807 gene encoding DNA repair and recombination protein RAD54-like, whose product MVKTVNAQSHCYREDFALKCLSTAEKRRKSENELQENHISQFRKPLTPTNNRPACSDGDKHEAFIRAILSKPFKIPIPNYSGSLGIRALGLKRAGVRKSLHDPFAEDALVLYEPPALSAHEQIKAEKEKLPVHVVVDPVLGKVLRPHQREFLTQLFGKENLPSPLVIERAHRSPGMIGRDSKAGPRPIIVKFLYFQQKLRVLHLSRDKKELVYNGARVHIYPDISVALMEKRRSFNAAKKKLRDLEIQYNWVYPSTLRIHADNENFIAQHGLRVPTPILIISYETFRLHAEVLHRCKVGLVICDEGHRLKNSDNQTYQALNAMSAQRRVLISGTPIQNDLLEFFSLVHFVNAGILGTAHEFKKRFEHPILKGRDADASDGDRQRGEEKLKELISVVNRCLIRRTSDILSKYLPVKIEQVVCCRLTPLQAQLYKRFLKQAMQSLQEDRISVSSLSSITSLKKLCNHPALIYDKCVEGNEGFEGALDLFPSGYCPKAVEPQLSGKMLVLDYLLAMTRTTTSDKVVLVSNYTQTLDLFEKLCRSRRYQYVRLDGTMSIKKRAKIVERFNVQSNPEFIFMLSSKAGGCGLNLIGANRLVMFDPDWNPANDEQAMARVWRDGQKKTCYIYRLLSTGTIEEKILQRQAHKKALSSCVVDEEQDVERHFSLGELRELFTLNEDTASDTHDKFRCCRCVNGRQVQPPADGSDCTSNYSQWNHCFDRRGLRDQVLKASWDAAVSFVFHQRSHEDQKGLV is encoded by the exons GAGGCATTTATCCGAGCTATCCTCTCCAAGCCTTTCAAAATCCCCATTCCGAACTACTCAG GTTCACTGGGAATCAGGGCACTGGGTCTGAAACGTGCTGGAGTGAGGAAATCACTTCATGACCCTTTTGCAGAAGATGCTTTAGTTCTTTATGAGCCTCCAGCTCTGAGTGCTCACGAGCAGATAAAGGCTGAAAA AGAAAAACTACCAGTACATGTTGTTGTGGATCCAGTTTTAGGAAAAGTCCTCAGACCTCATCAGAGAGAG TTCCTCACTCAACTCTTCGGTAAAGAAAACCTCCCTTCTCCTTTGGTCATCGAGAGGGCACATCGATCTCCAGGAATGATCGGACGTGATTCCAAAGCAGGTCCTCGGCCAATCATTGTAAAGTTCCTCTACTTTCAGCAGAAGCTCAGAGTTCTCCATCTCTCCCGCGACAAAAAGGAGCTTGTGTACAATGGAGCCAGAGTGCATATTTATCCTGACATCAGTGTGGCACTGATGGAGAAGCGCCGCTCTTTTAATGCCGCAAAGAAGAAGCTCCGTGACCTGGAGATACAGTACAACTGGGTCTATCCCTCTACTCTTCGAATCCATGCAGATAACG AGAATTTCATTGCTCAGCATGGTTTGCGAGTACCAACCCCAATCCTCATCATCTCATACGAGACTTTCCGCCTGCACGCTGAGGTGCTGCACCGCTGCAAAGTGGGACTCGTCATCTGTGATGAG GGCCACCGTCTGAAAAACTCTGACAACCAGACGTACCAGGCTCTGAACGCCATGAGCGCTCAGAGGAGAGTGCTGATATCAGGGACTCCGATCCAGAACGACCTGCTGGAGTTCTTCAGCTTAGTCCACTTTGTGAATGCTGGCATACTTG GCACAGCCCACGAGTTTAAAAAGCGCTTTGAACATCCCATCCTGAAGGGTCGGGATGCTGATGCCAGTGATGGAGACAGACAGCGAGGAGAGGAGAAACTCAAGGAGCTGATCAGCGTTGTCAACAG GTGTTTGATCAGGAGAACATCTGATATCCTCTCCAAGTATCTTCCTGTGAAGATCGAGCAGGTTGTGTGCTGCAG GCTGACTCCTCTACAGGCACAGCTCTACAAACGCTTCCTGAAGCAGGCCATGCAGTCCTTACAGGAGGACAGAATCAGTGTTTCCTCTCTGTCCTCCATCACTTCACTGAAGAAACTCTGCAATC ACCCTGCTCTCATCTATGACAAATGTGTGGAAGGGAACGAAGGCTTCGAGGGAGCACTGGACCTGTTTCCTTCAGGCTACTGCCCTAAAGCTGTGGAACCGCAGCTTTCAG GAAAAATGCTGGTTCTGGACTACTTACTGGCCATGACGAGGACCACTACGAGTGACAAGGTGGTTCTTGTCTCCAACTACACGCAAACACTGGACCTGTTTGAGAAGCTGTGCAGATCTAGAAG ATACCAGTATGTTCGCCTGGATGGAACCATGTCCATCAAGAAAAGGGCCAAGATTGTTGAAAGGTTCAACGTTCAGTCT aaCCCAGAGTTCATCTTCATGCTGAGCAGTAAGGCTGGGGGGTGTGGCCTCAACCTGATTGGTGCAAATCGTCTGGTCATGTTTGATCCTGACTGGAACCCGGCCAACGACGAGCAGGCGATGGCTCGGGTATGGAGAGACGGTCAGAAGAAAACCTGCTACATCTACAGGCTCCTCTCT ACTGGGACCATTGAGGAGAAGATCCTGCAGAGACAGGCCCATAAGAAAGCGCTGAGCAGCTGTGTAGTGGATGAGGAACAGGACGTGGAGCGCCACTTCTCTCTGGGCGAGCTCCGAGAACTCTTCACTCTCAACGAAGACACTGCCAGCGACACACACGACAA GTTTCGCTGTTGTCGGTGTGTGAATGGCAGACAGGTCCAGCCTCCTGCTGATGGTTCAGACTGTACCAGTAACTATTCCCAGTGGAACCACTGCTTTGACAGGAGAGGCCTGAGGGACCAGGTGCTGAAGGCCTCCTGGGATGCAGCGGTCTCTTTTGTCTTCCACCAGCGCTCCCACGAAGACCAGAAAGGCCTAGTATAA
- the LOC114458808 gene encoding homeodomain-interacting protein kinase 3-like yields MKCQNLKNNETVAVKIIKDGFEDHLENEISMLKVISVLDTDRTNLLTFYEHFVYMDCNCLAFELLEIDLHTLMENREWEPLSVNYIHTIAEQLLVALDALKGLGIIHTDIKPDNVMVVNRNIQELKVKLIDFGVAVKTSSMEPCLEIQPLGYRAPEVSIGLPFSEAIDVWALGCVLVFLYIGENLFSVFCEYQMMKRVSELLGLPKDDQLQAGAYTSCFFCEAEEGSKWRLMTPEEYEAGNSISTKEEHHFIEFSSLDDLVNVHPGEESGEVEDREAFVDLLKQLLCLDGNERISPCQAQFHPFFSTSHLNQQETSRHHQPSLQANETSCHASDEKCVLDDASASKSSDSDTLNLATAEADSLPPLTDLDLVSAPTPHLNDDVLDQSSDGVTGCFGSLKKRIQKHFKRIKTFFFKR; encoded by the exons ATGAAGTGCCAGAACCTTAAGAACAACGAGACGGTGGCTGTGAAAATCATCAAGGACGGCTTTGAAGACCATCTTGAGAATGAG atttcaatgctAAAGGTAATTAGTGTCCTTGATACTGACCGCACAAATTTGCTTACGTTTTACGAGCATTTTGTGTACATGGACTGCAATTGCCTGGCATTTGAACTTCTTGAGATCGACCTTCACACTCTGATGGAAAACCGAGAGTGGGAACCCCTGAGTGTGAATTATATCCATACAATTGCTGAGCAG CTATTGGTGGCTTTAGATGCCCTAAAAGGCCTTGGAATCATCCACACAGACATAAAACCTGACAATGTCATGGTGGTCAATAGGAATATCCAGGAACTGAAGGTGAAATTAATCGACTTTGGTGTGGCTGTTAAAACTTCCAGCATGGAGCCTTGCCTTGAAATTCAGCCTCTAGGATACAG GGCTCCTGAAGTCTCCATTGGCCTTCCTTTCAGTGAGGCCATTGATGTGTGGGCCCTTGGTTGTGTGCTTGTATTCCTCTACATTGGAGAAAACCTCTTCTCTGTGTTCTGTGAATACCAAATGATGAAGCGTGTTTCAGAACTTCTTGGTTTACCGAAGGACGACCAGCTTCAGGCCGGGGCTTACACCAGTTGcttcttttgtgaggctgaGGAGGGCTCAAAATGGCGACTGATG ACACCAGAAGAATATGAAGCTGGTAACAGCATCTCAACTAAGGAGGAACACCATTTCATTGAGTTCTCTTCTTTGGATGATCTGGTCAAT GTTCATCCAGGAGAAGAAAGTGGTGAGGTTGAGGACAGAGAAGCCTTTGTGGACCTGCTgaagcagcttctctgcttGGATGGAAATGAAAGGATCTCTCCCTGTCAGGCTCAGTTCCACCCTTTCTTCAGCACATCCCACCTCAACCAGCAGGAGACCAGCAGACACCATCAACCCTCATTACAGGCTAATGAGACCTCCTGCCATGCATCAGATGAAAAGTGTGTTCTAGATGATGCCTCTGCATCCAAGTCATCAGATAGTGACACACTGAATTTGGCCACTGCAGAAGCTGATAGTCTCCCTCCTCTGACTGACTTGGACTTGGTGTCTGCTCCCACTCCTCATTTAAATGATGACGTTCTGGATCAGTCTTCAGATGGAGTTACCGGCTGTTTTGGTTCTTTGAAGAAGAGGattcaaaaacatttcaaaagaatcaagactttctttttcaaacgctaa